The following coding sequences lie in one Primulina huaijiensis isolate GDHJ02 chromosome 2, ASM1229523v2, whole genome shotgun sequence genomic window:
- the LOC140962863 gene encoding protein NETWORKED 1A-like, whose translation METLSQSKSRRLYSWWWDSHISPKNSRWLQENLKDMDAKVKSMIKLIEEDADSFARRAEMYYKKRPELMKLVEEFYRAYRALAERYNHATGELRHAHRTIAKAFPDQVPFELFDDSPVKSSARERDPNTPETQLPLNSFPEIGDSLEDVLGLHMEGSEVEGRKKGLKQIYQMLGHNEAVAQSSKSDEVLELSNENLDLKDKVFHATERAGKAESEVQDLKKALTDIQAEKEDVLLQYQRCLGELSNLEELLENAQKDSTRFDEKATKAELEVQTLKEALIQLEVEKNAGLIKQKMYLENISNLESKYSRFQEDMKGYDQRAIQAENEAQILKNEISKLELEMEGVYDRYKQCLKKISDLQNVISAAEDEATLLKIQAERAENEVSQLKKALADLNKEKEESTLRYKCCLEIIAKLEKDISSAKEDVKRLNNEVLIGTEKLKTAEEKSNLLQMSNQSLRAEADNLTRTIAVKDRELTEKQEELEKLQMNLQGENSRHAQMEAILENLQNLHTQSQDDQRKLAMELENRLLKIKDLESCKLGLEEEILKTGDENRCLNEINLSSNVSMENMQNEIVSLREMKERLEHEVSHQMSLSDSFQEEILRLKDEIKGLSRNYQALVKQVEETGLNPKSVTTSVKNLRDENLRLRRICDEDRNQKEILSIKLDNMEELLKKKAFVESSLSDLNDKLEGSRLMETELQESCQFLRGEKDTLVAEKASLLSQLQAITENMHGLMEKNYVLEISLSATKVELEGLKEKAKGLEEICEMLKNERSNLLMERSTLVLKLENIERILKSLEKRFMGLEVKYADLEKEKEVTNGEMKELKVSLSVEKQERTISEFQSETRLARLENNIHLLQEENEWKKKEFEEELDKAMKAQFEIFILQKFVKDMEEKNNSLIFECQKHVEASKLAEKLISELESESLEQQVETELLMEEIESLRLGIYQVFKAFEAVLGPSSSNNKVENEQIFVHNILENIEDMKRSIAKHEDDKQKLLVENSILVVLLKQLESMGTQIESKKMSMEHEFKVTAEKLVVVTKENDELQDANKLLKLSMNEGNQHVAILEAELGSLCAKQGDLHKLYNILQELYSQMNHENKYLLKKIADLQGEKSKMDQHNDTVLVEFLATVNQCDVLRSFGNQKIKEVKLLIEDLNRQHEFNDTFEKEKSTLREELELLKVEKLLLKDSGHRLEMAVQGLNEYNALMKQELLRGKESLIRTEEKLVDTQMKFEASKNLNSSLSKMVDELQSDVQKSHQIQENLEKTVLQISEKNSSQEKEIECLHMVNKNLESELLVHRDKSNEFELWKAEAATFYIDLQVSSINEIFLKNKVHDLNGTCQDLENECSSKSMEIEEMKGIISLLESQIGELKSQLFAYTPAVDLLRDDITFLENKALLQTKGESAYSQKAECLETTAHSGISISGEFPEAQYSPVPEGILCLQSLQMRIKAVGKLMEQTNKPISRWRSNSDTNLEPAMGEIEESKRHHSLGRDKHEHTRKKGYAGNELSDTPKLQKIRTKTSDIRNGMLVKDIPLDQVKRGNVGASDQMLELWETAEDRNRGQTIGESLRLSFKMTEKDIVYDQFDDVNRNSQPPSTDSDMEKELGMDMLEVSTKMSELSREANSRRILERLSSDAQKLECLHTTVKSLIRKLETSQTSRNVKNVDFETVHDQLMEAEETVVHLADLNGKLVETIQETRSPSGRTSPQLKEAARMRRKKVTEQARKGSESIGRLQLELQKIQYILLKLDEEKTNKGRNKFFHNKTIILRDFIYNGKKNSGKRKKNPFCGCLRPSSGRNQRSP comes from the exons ATGGAAACTTTATCACAGTCCAAATCCAGGCGCTTATATTCTTGGTGGTGGGACAGCCATATAAGCCCCAAAAACTCGAGATGGCTTCAAGAAAATCTGAAAG ACATGGATGCCAAAGTCAAATCCATGATCAAGCTCATTGAAGAAGACGCCGATTCATTTGCGAGAAGGGCTGAAATGTACTACAAGAAAAGGCCGGAGTTGATGAAATTAGTGGAGGAGTTTTACCGAGCCTACCGTGCGTTAGCTGAAAGATATAATCACGCAACTGGGGAACTTCGCCATGCTCATCGAACAATTGCAAAGGCATTTCCTGACCAAGTACCGTTCGAACTTTTTGACGATTCACCTGTGAAATCTTCCGCACGTGAAAGAGATCCTAACACACCTGAAACACAACTTCCCCTGAATTCATTTCCTGAAATTGGTGATTCACTCGAGGATGTATTGGGACTTCATATGGAAGGCTCAGAGGTGGAAGGGAGAAAAAAGGGTTTAAAACAGATATATCAAATGCTCGGTCATAATGAAGCAGTGGCCCAGAGTTCAAAATCTGATGAAGTCCTTGAATTGTCAAATGAAAATTTGGATCTTAAAGATAAAGTCTTTCATGCAACTGAAAGAGCTGGAAAAGCCGAGAGCGAAGTTCAGGACTTGAAGAAAGCTCTTACTGATATTCAAGCCGAAAAAGAAGATGTCCTCCTCCAGTACCAACGGTGTCTCGGAGAGCTATCGAATTTGGAGGAATTGCTCGAAAATGCGCAAAAGGATTCGACGAGATTTGACGAGAAAGCCACCAAAGCCGAACTTGAAGTCCAGACATTGAAGGAAGCACTTATACAGTTAGAGGTGGAAAAAAATGCTGGTTTGATCAAACAGAAGATGTATTTGGAAAATATATCTAACCTGGAATCAAAGTATTCTCGATTCCAAGAAGATATGAAGGGATATGACCAACGAGCAATTCAAGCAGAAAATGAAGCTCAAATTCTGAAAAATGAAATCTCAAAGTTGGAGCTTGAAATGGAAGGAGTTTATGATCGGTACAAGCAGTgtcttaaaaaaatatcagaTCTGCAGAACGTAATTTCTGCGGCCGAAGATGAAGCCACACTGCTCAAGATACAAGCAGAAAGAGCTGAAAATGAAGTATCTCAGCTAAAGAAGGCTTTGGCTGATCTAAACAAGGAGAAGGAAGAATCGACTCTTCGGTACAAGTGCTGCTTGGAGATAATAGCCAAACTCGAGAAAGATATATCTAGTGCCAAAGAAGATGTTAAACGCCTTAATAACGAAGTCCTGATTGGAACTGAAAAACTCAAAACTGCTGAAGAGAAGTCTAATCTATTGCAGATGTCTAACCAGTCACTGCGAGCCGAGGCAGATAATCTAACGAGGACGATAGCAGTAAAAGATCGAGAGCTTACTGAGAAGCAAGAGGAGTTGGAGAAACTTCAGATGAATTTGCAAGGTGAAAACTCCAGACATGCCCAAATGGAAGCCATTCTCGAGaatttgcaaaatttgcatacTCAATCTCAAGATGATCAGAGAAAGCTTGCAATGGAGCTAGAAAACAGGCTGCTGAAAATAAAGGATCTAGAATCATGCAAACTTGGCTTGGAAGAGGAAATTCTGAAGACCGGCGATGAAAATCGTTGTTTGAATGAAATAAACCTGTCATCAAATGTTAGTATGGAGAACATGCAAAATGAGATTGTTAGCTTAAGGGAGATGAAGGAGAGGCTCGAACACGAAGTTTCACATCAAATGAGTCTGAGTGATTCTTTTCAGGAGGAAATTCTACGCTTGAAAGACGAGATCAAAGGCTTGAGTAGGAACTACCAGGCATTAGTTAAACAGGTGGAAGAAACAGGTCTGAACCCGAAAAGTGTCACGACATCGGTCAAGAACTTAAGGGATGAGAACTTGAGGCTAAGACGAATATGTGACGAGGACAGGAATCAAAAAGAAATTCTGTCAATAAAGCTGGATAACATGGAGGaacttttgaagaaaaaagcaTTTGTAGAAAGCTCGCTGTCGGATTTGAATGACAAGCTGGAGGGCTCTCGTTTAATGGAGACAGAATTGCAAGAATCTTGCCAATTTCTCCGTGGTGAAAAAGACACGCTTGTTGCTGAGAAAGCTTCTCTCTTGTCTCAGTTGCAGGCTATAACTGAGAACATGCATGGTTTAatggaaaaaaattatgttcTTGAGATTTCTCTCTCAGCTACAAAAGTTGAACTTGAAGGTCTGAAGGAAAAAGCTAAAGGTCTTGAAGAAATCTGTGAAATGCTGAAGAATGAAAGGTCTAATCTTTTGATGGAAAGGAGCACCCTGGTTTTGAAGTTGGAAAACATAGAGAGAATACTGAAAAGCCTCGAGAAAAGATTTATGGGGTTGGAAGTGAAATATGCTGATCTAGAGAAGGAGAAGGAAGTCACGAATGGAGAAATGAAAGAACTGAAGGTTTCACTGAGTGTCGAGAAGCAAGAACGAACAATCTCCGAGTTCCAAAGTGAGACAAGGTTGGCTAGACTCGAAAACAATATTCATCTCCTGCAAGAAGAAAATGAATGGAAGAAGAAGGAATTTGAAGAGGAACTTGATAAAGCTATGAAAGCCCAGTTTGAGATATTCATATTGCAGAAGTTCGTAAAAGATATGGAAGAGAAAAATAACTCTCTGATTTTTGAGTGTCAAAAGCATGTTGAGGCATCAAAATTAGCGGAAAAGCTTATTTCTGAGCTGGAGAGTGAAAGTCTTGAGCAGCAAGTGGAAACTGAACTACTGATGGAAGAAATAGAAAGTCTAAGATTGGGtatatatcaagtgttcaaGGCTTTCGAAGCTGTTCTTGGACCCTCTTCTTCCAATAACAAGGTTGAAAACGAGCAAATATTTGTGCACAATATTCTTGAAAACATCGAGGATATGAAACGATCCATCGCTAAACACGAGGATGATAAGCAGAAACTTTTGGTTGAGAACTCAATTCTGGTTGTTCTTTTAAAGCAGTTGGAATCCATGGGGACACAAATCGAGTCGAAGAAAATGAGCATGGAGCATGAGTTCAAAGTCACAGCTGAGAAGCTTGTTGTGGTCACGAAAGAAAACGACGAACTCCAAGATGCTAACAAGCTATTGAAACTAAGTATGAATGAGGGTAACCAACATGTGGCCATACTCGAGGCTGAATTGGGGAGCCTTTGTGCCAAACAGGGTGATTTGCATAAACTTTACAATATTTTGCAAGAACTGTACTCTCAAATGAATCACGAGAACAAATATTTGCTGAAGAAAATTGCTGATCTTCAGGGAGAGAAAAGTAAGATGGATCAGCATAATGATACGGTACTAGTTGAATTCTTAGCCACTGTCAATCAATGTGATGTTTTAAGGAGCTTTGGGAATCAGAAAATTAAAGAAGTGAAGTTACTCATTGAAGATCTGAACAGACAACACGAATTCAATGATAcctttgaaaaagaaaagagcACATTGAGAGAGGAGCTTGAGTTGCTGAAGGTGGAAAAGTTGCTTCTCAAAGATTCTGGCCATAGGTTGGAGATGGCGGTGCAAGGATTAAACGAATATAATGCTCTGATGAAGCAGGAACTCTTACGAGGCAAGGAGAGTTTAATTCGAACAGAAGAAAAGCTCGTGGACACACAAATGAAATTTGAAGCTTCCAAAAATTTGAACTCATCATTGTCTAAAATGGTAGATGAGCTGCAGAGTGATGTTCAAAAGTCACATCAGATACAGGAAAATCTTGAAAAGACCGTACTTCAGATTTCCGAGAAGAATTCATCTCAGGAAAAAGAAATTGAGTGTCTTCATATGGTCAACAAAAACTTAGAGTCTGAACTTTTAGTTCACCGTGATAAGAGCAATGAGTTTGAACTATGGAAGGCAGAGGCAGCAACATTTTATATTGATCTTCAAGTATCTTCTATCAATGAaatatttctgaaaaataaGGTCCACGATCTTAATGGAACATGTCAAGATCTTGAGAATGAATGTTCTTCTAAATCGATGGAGATTGAAGAGATGAAAGGGATCATTTCTTTGTTGGAGAGTCAGATAGGCGAATTAAAGTCACAACTTTTTGCATATACTCCAGCTGTTGATTTGCTGAGAGATGATATCACGTTCCTTGAGAATAAGGCACTTCTCCAAACCAAAGGTGAATCAGCCTACAGTCAAAAGGCAGAG TGTTTGGAAACTACTGCTCATTCTGGTATAAGTATATCTGGAGAATTTCCTGAAGCTCAGTATTCCCCAGTTCCTGAGGGAATATTATGTCTGCAAAGCCTGCAGATGAGAATTAAAGCAGTTGGAAAGTTAATGGAACAAACAAACAAGCCCATCTCTAGGTGGAGATCTAACTCGGATACCAATCTTGAGCCAGCAATGGGCGAGATTGAGGAGTCAAAACGACATCATAGCTTGGGTCGAGACAAACATGAGCACACAAGAAAGAAAGGGTATGCAGGAAATGAGCTTAGTGATACTCCCAAGTTGCAGAAAATACGAACCAAAACCTCTGACATTCGTAATGGGATGCTAGTGAAAGATATTCCTCTAGACCAAGTCAAGAGAGGTAATGTCGGAGCTTCAGATCAAATGCTCGAGTTGTGGGAGACGGCTGAGGATAGAAACAGAGGCCAAACAATTGGTGAATCTTTGAGGTTGTCATTCAAAATGACAGAAAAGGATATTGTTTACGATCAGTTTGATGATGTAAATCGGAATTCACAGCCTCCATCAACCGATTCAGACATGGAGAAAGAGCTAGGCATGGATATGTTGGAGGTGTCAACGAAAATGAGTGAGCTCAGTCGAGAAGCAAACAGCAGAAGGATTCTAGAGAGACTTTCCTCTGATGCACAGAAGCTGGAGTGTCTCCACACGACAGTTAAAAGCTTGATAAGGAAATTGGAGACTAGTCAAACGAGTAGAAATGTAAAGAATGTTGATTTCGAAACTGTGCATGATCAACTAATGGAAGCTGAAGAAACCGTTGTACATCTGGCGGATTTGAACGGAAAACTTGTCGAGACTATACAAGAGACACGGTCTCCCAGCGGACGAACTTCCCCTCAGCTGAAAGAGGCTGCCAGAATGCGGAGAAAGAAAGTGACAGAACAGGCACGGAAAGGGTCAGAAAGTATTGGCAGGTTGCAGCTTGAGCTTCAAAAAATTCAGTACATCTTGTTGAAATTGGATGAAGAGAAGACAAACAAAGGGAGAAACAAGTTCTTTCATAACAAAACGATTATTCTGAGGGATTTTATATACAACGGGAAGAAAAACAGCGGAAAGCGTAAGAAGAATCCGTTCTGTGGATGTCTAAGGCCATCATCTGGTAGGAATCAAAGGAGCCCTTAA
- the LOC140962875 gene encoding protein IQ-DOMAIN 19-like, translating to MTNDFRITQQRKRKRFTEKGDMGRTGKWLRNFLTGKKDRKEKDIKNGSDHQNFSVFNVNEQHPSTPLTIPQPTTPREKRRWSFRRSSATAPGRHDSNSLENIAFTPHVMDHHLEDDAKKHVLAVAVATAAAADAAVAAAKAAAAMIQLTAASSERVSSAVEEAAAVTIQSVFRSYLARKALNALKGLVKLQALVRGHLVRKQANATLRCMQALVNAQARARVRRMLFAEDSKNINQKQFNHRRSTQEYNFTNSSQDFDRGLEENIKIVEMDLGNYKPVAKPRNSYSSQPQTEKTEHRISIHRASSVKHDHQQISQSPSALTDITPRTCSNHFEECSYCTAQSSPQCFNSAMSKLEHPTIPFSYARSEYADSLYNEYPFYPNYMAYTESSKAKARSHSAPKQRPIEPFEKPLSRRKPSLEGRNVPRAVRMQRSSSNLGSNAQNYHYPWSVKLDRSTVSLKDSECGSTSTVLTNTNYCRSLMGFDVQGARF from the exons ATGACAAATGATTTCAGAATCACACAGCAAAGAAAGAG GAAAAGATTCACAGAGAAAGGAGATATGGGAAGAACTGGAAAATGGCTAAGAAATTTCTTGACAGGAAAGAAAGATAGGAAGGAAAAAGACATCAAAAATGGCAGCGATCAccagaatttttcggttttcaACGTCAACGAGCAGCATCCCTCCACTCCCTTAACTATCCCGCAGCCCACAACGCCGAGGGAGAAGCGGCGGTGGAGCTTCCGCCGCTCCTCCGCCACCGCGCCGGGGCGGCACGACTCGAACTCTCTGGAGAACATTGCGTTCACTCCTCATGTGATGGATCATCACTTGGAGGATGATGCTAAGAAGCATGTCTTGGCAGTGGCCGTGGCTACTGCGGCTGCCGCGGATGCGGCAGTGGCGGCGGCTAAGGCGGCCGCGGCCATGATTCAGCTGACCGCTGCCTCCTCCGAGAGGGTGAGCAGTGCAGTTGAGGAGGCTGCTGCCGTGACGATTCAGTCCGTTTTTCGCTCATATTTG GCAAGAAAAGCTCTAAATGCATTGAAAGGATTAGTGAAGCTGCAGGCATTGGTTCGAGGGCATTTGGTCAGGAAACAGGCGAATGCAACGCTTCGGTGCATGCAGGCACTAGTCAATGcacaagctcgagctcgagttcgAAGAATGCTTTTCGCCGAAGATTCCAAAAACATCAACCAAAAGCAATTTAATCACAGAAGATCTACACAAGAGTACAACTTCACCAATTCATCTCAA GATTTTGACAGAGGGCTAGAAGAGAACATCAAGATTGTGGAAATGGATCTTGGCAACTACAAGCCAGTTGCAAAACCAAGAAACAGCTATTCGAGCCAACcacaaaccgaaaaaaccgaacaccgaaTCTCCATTCACCGTGCATCATCGGTTAAACACGATCATCAACAGATTTCGCAGTCGCCATCAGCTTTAACTGATATAACCCCACGAACGTGCAGCAACCACTTTGAAGAATGCTCTTACTGCACGGCACAAAGCAGCCCTCAATGCTTCAACTCAGCCATGTCTAAACTTGAACACCCCACAATCCCATTTTCCTATGCCAGATCAGAATATGCAGATTCCCTTTACAATGAGTATCCCTTTTACCCCAACTACATGGCCTACACCGAATCTTCCAAGGCTAAAGCGCGGTCACATAGCGCCCCCAAGCAACGGCCCATTGAGCCGTTCGAGAAGCCTTTGAGTAGGCGGAAGCCTTCACTGGAAGGGAGAAACGTTCCAAGGGCGGTTAGGATGCAACGATCATCGTCTAACCTCGGTTCAAATGCTCAGAATTATCACTATCCATGGTCTGTCAAGCTTGATAGATCAACAGTTTCACTCAAGGATAGCGAGTGCGGTTCTACTAGCACTGTGCTTACTAACACGAACTACTGCAGATCCCTCATGGGATTCGAC GTTCAAGGAGCAAGATTCTAG
- the LOC140962888 gene encoding uncharacterized protein: MATVHYAAFLAILLAFQFSATTAVFNPFRPPFFGNACEENLCGKGNCTVSKNGTFGYECACERGWRQARSEDDDDLKFLPCVIPNCTLNYTCANIPSPVHNKSKEANISIFDPCFWTDCGGGTCNKTSPFTFACECEEGYYNLLNSTAFPCYKQCSIGGNCQNLGLSFKNTSSSTSPTTNLDEQGTSHAAKLNTRVDFTWSITMVASLALVLRKHI, encoded by the exons ATGGCTACGGTTCACTACGCTGCTTTTCTTGCGATTTTGCTAGCTTTCCAGTTCTCTGCTACCACTGCGGTCTTTAATCCATTCCGGCCACCTTTCTTTG gcaatgcatgcgAAGAAAATTTATGTGGGAAAGGAAACTGCACGGTTTCTAAAAATGGCACGTTTGGGTACGAGTGTGCATGCGAGAGGGGATGGAGGCAAGCTCGTTCTGAAGACGACGACGACTTAAAATTCTTGCCTTGTGTGATTCCCAATT GTACACTCAACTACACCTGTGCAAATATTCCATCCCCAGTGCataacaaaagcaaggaagctAATATATCTATTTTCGATC CTTGCTTCTGGACTGATTGTGGAGGTGGTACTTGCAACAAGACCTCTCCGTTCACGTTCGCTTGCGAATGTGAAGAGGGTTACTATAATCTGCTCAATTCCACAGCATTTCCATGCTACAAACAAT GTTCGATTGGAGGGAACTGTCAAAATCTTGGACTCAGCTTTAAGAACACATCATCAAGCACTTCTCCAACAACTAATCTGGACGAACAGGGTACAAGTCATG CTGCTAAGTTAAACACGAGAGTTGATTTTACTTGGTCAATTACCATGGTGGCAAGCTTGGCTCTGGTTTTGAGGAAACATATTTAG
- the LOC140962884 gene encoding protein SLOW GREEN 1, chloroplastic-like, which translates to MDSIFLRPNPLPPKLQYSSIATYFHSPRNLLSHATTKKFTVKASCSGPVPPSDPPKSSIFSLKSAAASVIFAAAAWGSFPWLHAKADILSPPVSVTEEHLDEAGYGEEGTNEGKEGPSSNSPLAQLLESNSEAIDALKTLLQQKLEAGEDEEGLAILRQLSSAQPESLEWKFLMARVLNELGKIQEARDALEEVLTKDPLSYEALFENALLMDKSGEGDAVMRRLEDALSFAETENKAKKARDVKLIMAQMQFLQKNVDKALLTYDEILKEDPNDFRPYFCKGMIFSLMDKNLEAREEFAKYRELSPKKFEVEGYLRTPLSRMKLFGTDEGN; encoded by the coding sequence ATGGATTCTATCTTCCTTCGTCCCAATCCATTGCCCCCTAAGCTTCAATATTCGTCTATTGCCACCTATTTTCATTCGCCTCGCAACCTTCTTTCACACGCTACGACGAAGAAATTCACGGTTAAAGCCAGTTGCAGTGGTCCCGTACCCCCGTCTGATCCTCCCAAGTCCTCCATTTTCAGCCTCAAAAGCGCCGCCGCATCAGTTATCTTCGCCGCTGCCGCCTGGGGTAGCTTTCCTTGGTTGCATGCCAAAGCCGATATTTTGTCGCCGCCGGTGAGTGTAACTGAAGAGCATCTTGATGAAGCGGGTTATGGGGAGGAAGGAACGAATGAAGGAAAGGAAGGTCCTTCTTCGAATTCTCCTCTAGCCCAGTTGTTGGAATCCAATTCGGAAGCCATTGACGCGTTGAAAACACTCCTCCAGCAGAAACTGGAAGCCGGCGAGGATGAGGAGGGTTTAGCTATTTTAAGACAACTATCCTCCGCTCAGCCTGAAAGTCTTGAATGGAAGTTCCTGATGGCTAGAGTTTTGAACGAACTGGGGAAAATTCAAGAAGCCCGCGATGCCCTCGAGGAGGTTTTGACAAAAGACCCATTGTCTTACGAGGCTTTGTTCGAAAACGCATTGTTGATGGATAAGTCGGGAGAAGGGGATGCGGTGATGCGGAGATTGGAGGACGCATTGAGCTTTGCTGAGACGGAGAACAAGGCGAAGAAAGCTAGGGATGTGAAGTTGATAATGGCGCAAATGCAGTTCTTGCAAAAGAATGTGGATAAGGCGTTGCTAACTTACGATGAGATTTTGAAAGAGGATCCAAATGATTTTCGGCCTTATTTTTGTAAAGGGATGATTTTTAGTTTGATGGATAAGAATTTAGAGGCCAGGGAGGAGTTTGCCAAGTATCGTGAGCTTTCGCCTAAGAAATTTGAGGTGGAAGGTTATTTGAGGACGCCATTGTCGCGTATGAAGCTTTTTGGAACCGATGAAGGAAATTGA